A section of the Oncorhynchus tshawytscha isolate Ot180627B linkage group LG09, Otsh_v2.0, whole genome shotgun sequence genome encodes:
- the LOC112257514 gene encoding ankycorbin isoform X1 codes for MPSFIFYANCLQRAHEWSKNDERLMAAVEHGEVEKVASLLTKKGASAFKLDSEGKSALHVAATRGQTECLAVMLAHGADTSVIDASGFSALHLAAKNNHQECAKKLIQSKCVLDTLDCSGKTALHHAAASGNIVIVQTLCERKCPVNVRDMDGLSPLLLSARHAHADVCSSLLDWGADVNACDKNGRTAVMLASESSSMSVVEVLVQRGAVLQAVDSLGHDVLHYAKLSGSSEIRAVLTAELHSAHSDSDTPKSPKSPQHDQVARLGGDRSTTPKKRKAPPPPISPVQMSSPNSPAYMTPNETPVSSKSCGFKTFNYKEGELHGMSQREEVEKLHEEKCMLLETIENLKQIVDQTVTISQTETEPGQEPKAEDCGKADSALVVALHAKITALSLQNQQLAQILKKRPSPQGGEVSREDSSRPNSMNSNASYHITHKSPSESLLQPQGTEEEDMSEGSALELSSSSVRQEEEESGERGKEGGEEEIRLLRETLGRVHSKLQETQKENLTLHARLKPEQGEVTGREGEVLLESLAELQAKLTETQEKHQQAREEVLALMAHIERGDSGGSETTEQELQRLRSSLEQEVKELRSQLAQSEQQRESDVGRIREQEARLKAADDSGDREKSLLVDRYKEAQEEIRMLQEALRGTVPVEAAATDFEEMKGELGNVIDGLQRRLLELSKSYSEAKSELSSTRNHLEEIRAVKSKPGITVASPDKEQAMLRSRVEELQASLADTQSKYSASLEEIALLKQEAEAQESVALSDHTQMVSSLGSTIKDLEAQADALRQQLSQRTLQVDTLQNRLTMEKDHTPDDSISRLEHEQMREGLEKEEGNLTQLLQGALRKQDEMALEAAAAWQELREGRSEREALQELAISREKENHTLSTKLREAQDAIVQLKKLVEEHVSSEREKNKKIDDLSREVGKLKDALNSLSQLSYSAGSAKRQQTLQQQQQLDNLQQQVKQLQYQLGESKRQHHEIVSVYRMHLLYAVQGQMDEDVQKALKQILMMCKMPTEAK; via the exons ATGCCGTCTTTCATCTTTTATGCTAATTGTCTACAACGG gcccATGAATGGAGCAAAAATGATGAGCGCCTCATGGCAGCTGTGGAACATGGGGAGGTAGAGAAGGTGGCCTCCCTCCTCACCAAGAAAGGAGCCAGCGCGTTCAAACTGGACAGTGAGGGCAAGTCAGC TCTCCATGTGGCTGCCACCCGTGGTCAAACTGAATGTCTGGCAGTCATGCTGGCCCATGGTGCAGACACATCTGTCATAGACGCCTCAG GTTTTAGTGCTTTACACCTCGCTGCCAAAAACAACCATCAGGAGTGTGCCAAAAAGCTTATACAG AGTAAATGTGTGTTGGATACTCTGGACTGCTCAGGGAAGACAGCCCTTCACCACGCAG CTGCCAGTGGAAACATTGTGATTGTCCAAACCTTATGTGAGCGCAAGTGTCCAGTGAACGTCAGAGACATG gaTGGCCTCAGCCCCCTGCTGCTGTCCGCCAGACACGCCCATGCTGATGTTTGTAGCAGCCTCCTGGACTGGGGAGCTGACGTCAACGCGTGTGATAAGAACGGCAG GACAGCAGTGATGCTGGCCAGTGAGAGCAGCAGTATGTCTGTAGTGGAGGTTCTGGTCCAGAGAGGAGCTGTTCTTCAGGCTGTGGACTCTTTGGGTCATGACGTTCTGCACTACGCCAAGCTGTCTGGCAGCAGTGAGATCAGGGCCGTCCTCACTGCCGAGTTGCACAGTGCACACTCAGACAGCG ACACCCCAAAGTCCCCCAAATCTCCTCAG CATGATCAAGTGGCTAGGTTAGGTGGCGATCGAAGCACAACTCCCAAAAAACGAAAAGCACCTCCACCTCCCATTAGCCCTGTGCAG ATGTCTAGTCCCAACTCTCCTGCGTACATGACCCCAAATGAAACTCCAGTCTCCAGTAAAAGTTGTGGatttaaaacatttaattatAAG GAAGGGGAGTTGCATGGCATGTctcagagggaggaggtggagaagctACATGAGGAGAAGTGCATGCTGCTGGAGACCATTGAGAATCTGAAGCAGATTGTGGACCAGACTGTGACTATAAGCCAGACTGAGACGGAGCCGGGGCAGGAGCCCAAG GCAGAGGACTGTGGGAAGGCAGACTCAGCTCTGGTAGTGGCCCTACATGCCAAGATTACAGCTCTGTCTCTGCAGAACCAGCAGTTAGCCCAAATACTCAAG AAGCGTCCGTCACCCCAGGGAGGTGAGGTTAGCCGAGAGGACTCGTCCCGCCCCAACAGTATGAACTCTAATGCCTCCTACCACATCACCCACAAGTCCCCCAGCGagtccctgctccagccccaagggacggaggaggaggacatgTCTGAGGGGTCTGCCCTGGAGCTCAGTAGCTCCTCCGTGAgacaagaggaggaagagagtggggagcgagggaaggagggaggcgaGGAGGAGATCCGACTGCTGAGGGAGACCCTAGGGAGAGTCCACTCCAAACTGCAGGAGACGCAGAAGGAGAACCTCACGCTCCATGCCAGGCTCAAACCTGAGCAGGGGGaggtgacagggagggagggggaggtgctGCTGGAGAGTCTAGCAGAGCTCCAGGCCAAGCTGACGGAGACACAGGAGAAACACCAGCAGGCCAGAGAGGAGGTGCTGGCCCTCATGGCACATATTGAAAGAGGAGATAGTGGAGGAAGTGAAACGACAGAGCAAGAGCTCCAGAGACTGAGAAGCTCTCTGGAGCAGGAAGTGAAAGAGCTGAGGTCCCAGCTGGCCCAGTCAGAGCAGCAGAGGGAGAGTGATGTAGGCCGGATCAGAGAGCAGGAGGCCAGGCTGAAGGCAGCAGACGACAGCGGTGATCGGGAGAAGAGCCTGCTGGTGGACCGGTACAAGGAGGCGCAGGAGGAGATCAGGATGCTGCAGGAGGCTCTGAGGGGGACGGTCCCCGTGGAGGCTGCAGCTACAGACTTTGAGGAGATGAAAGGCGAGCTGGGGAACGTGATCGATGGGCTGCAGCGCCGCCTGCTGGAACTATCCAAGTCCTACAGTGAGGCCAAGAGTGAACTGAGCTCCACCAGGAACCATCTGGAGGAGATCCGGGCTGTCAAGTCTAAGCCTGGCATCACTGTAGCCTCCCCAGACAAGGAGCAGGCCATGCTGAGAAGCAGAGTAGAGGAGCTGCAGGCATCGCTAGCCGACACACAGAGCAAGTACTCAGCCTCTCTGGAGGAGATTGCCCTCCTGAAGCAGGAGGCTGAGGCTCAGGAGTCAGTGGCGTTATCTGACCACACCCAGATGGTGTCCTCTCTAGGCAGCACCATCAAGGACTTGGAGGCCCAGGCAGATGCTCTAAGACAACAGCTGTCCCAGAGGACCTTGCAGGTGGACACCCTACAGAACAGACTGACCATGGAGAAGGACCACACACCGGATGACTCTATATCACGGCTGGAGCACGAGCAGATGAGAGAGGgcctggagaaggaggagggcaaCCTGACGCAGCTCCTCCAGGGGGCCCTGAGGAAGCAGGATGAGATGGCTCTGGAGGCGGCTGCAGCGTGGCAAGAactgagggaggggaggagtgagagggaggCCCTGCAGGAGCTGGCCATCAGCAGGGAGAAGGAGAACCACACTCTGAGCACCAAGCTCAGAGAAGCCCAGGATGCAATCGTTCAGCTGAAGAAACTGGTGGAGGAACAtgtcagctcagagagagagaagaataagaAG ATTGATGACCTGTCGAGAGAGGTGGGGAAGTTAAAGGATGCCTTAAACAGCCTATCCCAGCTGTCTTACAGTGCAGGCTCAGCCAAGAGACAGCAgaccctgcagcagcagcagcagctggacAACCTACAGCAGCAAGTCAAGCAGCTGCAGTACCAGCTAGGG GAGTCAAAGAGGCAGCACCATGAGATAGTGTCCGTCTACAGGATGCATCTCCTATACGCCGTCCAG GGTCAGATGGATGAGGATGTTCAGAAAGCCTTGAAGCAGATTCTGATGATGTGCAAGATGCCAACAGAAGCCAAATGA
- the LOC112257514 gene encoding ankycorbin isoform X2 has protein sequence MKSFKAKFRKSDAHEWSKNDERLMAAVEHGEVEKVASLLTKKGASAFKLDSEGKSALHVAATRGQTECLAVMLAHGADTSVIDASGFSALHLAAKNNHQECAKKLIQSKCVLDTLDCSGKTALHHAAASGNIVIVQTLCERKCPVNVRDMDGLSPLLLSARHAHADVCSSLLDWGADVNACDKNGRTAVMLASESSSMSVVEVLVQRGAVLQAVDSLGHDVLHYAKLSGSSEIRAVLTAELHSAHSDSDTPKSPKSPQHDQVARLGGDRSTTPKKRKAPPPPISPVQMSSPNSPAYMTPNETPVSSKSCGFKTFNYKEGELHGMSQREEVEKLHEEKCMLLETIENLKQIVDQTVTISQTETEPGQEPKAEDCGKADSALVVALHAKITALSLQNQQLAQILKKRPSPQGGEVSREDSSRPNSMNSNASYHITHKSPSESLLQPQGTEEEDMSEGSALELSSSSVRQEEEESGERGKEGGEEEIRLLRETLGRVHSKLQETQKENLTLHARLKPEQGEVTGREGEVLLESLAELQAKLTETQEKHQQAREEVLALMAHIERGDSGGSETTEQELQRLRSSLEQEVKELRSQLAQSEQQRESDVGRIREQEARLKAADDSGDREKSLLVDRYKEAQEEIRMLQEALRGTVPVEAAATDFEEMKGELGNVIDGLQRRLLELSKSYSEAKSELSSTRNHLEEIRAVKSKPGITVASPDKEQAMLRSRVEELQASLADTQSKYSASLEEIALLKQEAEAQESVALSDHTQMVSSLGSTIKDLEAQADALRQQLSQRTLQVDTLQNRLTMEKDHTPDDSISRLEHEQMREGLEKEEGNLTQLLQGALRKQDEMALEAAAAWQELREGRSEREALQELAISREKENHTLSTKLREAQDAIVQLKKLVEEHVSSEREKNKKIDDLSREVGKLKDALNSLSQLSYSAGSAKRQQTLQQQQQLDNLQQQVKQLQYQLGESKRQHHEIVSVYRMHLLYAVQGQMDEDVQKALKQILMMCKMPTEAK, from the exons gcccATGAATGGAGCAAAAATGATGAGCGCCTCATGGCAGCTGTGGAACATGGGGAGGTAGAGAAGGTGGCCTCCCTCCTCACCAAGAAAGGAGCCAGCGCGTTCAAACTGGACAGTGAGGGCAAGTCAGC TCTCCATGTGGCTGCCACCCGTGGTCAAACTGAATGTCTGGCAGTCATGCTGGCCCATGGTGCAGACACATCTGTCATAGACGCCTCAG GTTTTAGTGCTTTACACCTCGCTGCCAAAAACAACCATCAGGAGTGTGCCAAAAAGCTTATACAG AGTAAATGTGTGTTGGATACTCTGGACTGCTCAGGGAAGACAGCCCTTCACCACGCAG CTGCCAGTGGAAACATTGTGATTGTCCAAACCTTATGTGAGCGCAAGTGTCCAGTGAACGTCAGAGACATG gaTGGCCTCAGCCCCCTGCTGCTGTCCGCCAGACACGCCCATGCTGATGTTTGTAGCAGCCTCCTGGACTGGGGAGCTGACGTCAACGCGTGTGATAAGAACGGCAG GACAGCAGTGATGCTGGCCAGTGAGAGCAGCAGTATGTCTGTAGTGGAGGTTCTGGTCCAGAGAGGAGCTGTTCTTCAGGCTGTGGACTCTTTGGGTCATGACGTTCTGCACTACGCCAAGCTGTCTGGCAGCAGTGAGATCAGGGCCGTCCTCACTGCCGAGTTGCACAGTGCACACTCAGACAGCG ACACCCCAAAGTCCCCCAAATCTCCTCAG CATGATCAAGTGGCTAGGTTAGGTGGCGATCGAAGCACAACTCCCAAAAAACGAAAAGCACCTCCACCTCCCATTAGCCCTGTGCAG ATGTCTAGTCCCAACTCTCCTGCGTACATGACCCCAAATGAAACTCCAGTCTCCAGTAAAAGTTGTGGatttaaaacatttaattatAAG GAAGGGGAGTTGCATGGCATGTctcagagggaggaggtggagaagctACATGAGGAGAAGTGCATGCTGCTGGAGACCATTGAGAATCTGAAGCAGATTGTGGACCAGACTGTGACTATAAGCCAGACTGAGACGGAGCCGGGGCAGGAGCCCAAG GCAGAGGACTGTGGGAAGGCAGACTCAGCTCTGGTAGTGGCCCTACATGCCAAGATTACAGCTCTGTCTCTGCAGAACCAGCAGTTAGCCCAAATACTCAAG AAGCGTCCGTCACCCCAGGGAGGTGAGGTTAGCCGAGAGGACTCGTCCCGCCCCAACAGTATGAACTCTAATGCCTCCTACCACATCACCCACAAGTCCCCCAGCGagtccctgctccagccccaagggacggaggaggaggacatgTCTGAGGGGTCTGCCCTGGAGCTCAGTAGCTCCTCCGTGAgacaagaggaggaagagagtggggagcgagggaaggagggaggcgaGGAGGAGATCCGACTGCTGAGGGAGACCCTAGGGAGAGTCCACTCCAAACTGCAGGAGACGCAGAAGGAGAACCTCACGCTCCATGCCAGGCTCAAACCTGAGCAGGGGGaggtgacagggagggagggggaggtgctGCTGGAGAGTCTAGCAGAGCTCCAGGCCAAGCTGACGGAGACACAGGAGAAACACCAGCAGGCCAGAGAGGAGGTGCTGGCCCTCATGGCACATATTGAAAGAGGAGATAGTGGAGGAAGTGAAACGACAGAGCAAGAGCTCCAGAGACTGAGAAGCTCTCTGGAGCAGGAAGTGAAAGAGCTGAGGTCCCAGCTGGCCCAGTCAGAGCAGCAGAGGGAGAGTGATGTAGGCCGGATCAGAGAGCAGGAGGCCAGGCTGAAGGCAGCAGACGACAGCGGTGATCGGGAGAAGAGCCTGCTGGTGGACCGGTACAAGGAGGCGCAGGAGGAGATCAGGATGCTGCAGGAGGCTCTGAGGGGGACGGTCCCCGTGGAGGCTGCAGCTACAGACTTTGAGGAGATGAAAGGCGAGCTGGGGAACGTGATCGATGGGCTGCAGCGCCGCCTGCTGGAACTATCCAAGTCCTACAGTGAGGCCAAGAGTGAACTGAGCTCCACCAGGAACCATCTGGAGGAGATCCGGGCTGTCAAGTCTAAGCCTGGCATCACTGTAGCCTCCCCAGACAAGGAGCAGGCCATGCTGAGAAGCAGAGTAGAGGAGCTGCAGGCATCGCTAGCCGACACACAGAGCAAGTACTCAGCCTCTCTGGAGGAGATTGCCCTCCTGAAGCAGGAGGCTGAGGCTCAGGAGTCAGTGGCGTTATCTGACCACACCCAGATGGTGTCCTCTCTAGGCAGCACCATCAAGGACTTGGAGGCCCAGGCAGATGCTCTAAGACAACAGCTGTCCCAGAGGACCTTGCAGGTGGACACCCTACAGAACAGACTGACCATGGAGAAGGACCACACACCGGATGACTCTATATCACGGCTGGAGCACGAGCAGATGAGAGAGGgcctggagaaggaggagggcaaCCTGACGCAGCTCCTCCAGGGGGCCCTGAGGAAGCAGGATGAGATGGCTCTGGAGGCGGCTGCAGCGTGGCAAGAactgagggaggggaggagtgagagggaggCCCTGCAGGAGCTGGCCATCAGCAGGGAGAAGGAGAACCACACTCTGAGCACCAAGCTCAGAGAAGCCCAGGATGCAATCGTTCAGCTGAAGAAACTGGTGGAGGAACAtgtcagctcagagagagagaagaataagaAG ATTGATGACCTGTCGAGAGAGGTGGGGAAGTTAAAGGATGCCTTAAACAGCCTATCCCAGCTGTCTTACAGTGCAGGCTCAGCCAAGAGACAGCAgaccctgcagcagcagcagcagctggacAACCTACAGCAGCAAGTCAAGCAGCTGCAGTACCAGCTAGGG GAGTCAAAGAGGCAGCACCATGAGATAGTGTCCGTCTACAGGATGCATCTCCTATACGCCGTCCAG GGTCAGATGGATGAGGATGTTCAGAAAGCCTTGAAGCAGATTCTGATGATGTGCAAGATGCCAACAGAAGCCAAATGA
- the LOC112257514 gene encoding ankycorbin isoform X3 encodes MPSFIFYANCLQRAHEWSKNDERLMAAVEHGEVEKVASLLTKKGASAFKLDSEGKSALHVAATRGQTECLAVMLAHGADTSVIDASGFSALHLAAKNNHQECAKKLIQSKCVLDTLDCSGKTALHHAAASGNIVIVQTLCERKCPVNVRDMDGLSPLLLSARHAHADVCSSLLDWGADVNACDKNGRTAVMLASESSSMSVVEVLVQRGAVLQAVDSLGHDVLHYAKLSGSSEIRAVLTAELHSAHSDSDTPKSPKSPQMSSPNSPAYMTPNETPVSSKSCGFKTFNYKEGELHGMSQREEVEKLHEEKCMLLETIENLKQIVDQTVTISQTETEPGQEPKAEDCGKADSALVVALHAKITALSLQNQQLAQILKKRPSPQGGEVSREDSSRPNSMNSNASYHITHKSPSESLLQPQGTEEEDMSEGSALELSSSSVRQEEEESGERGKEGGEEEIRLLRETLGRVHSKLQETQKENLTLHARLKPEQGEVTGREGEVLLESLAELQAKLTETQEKHQQAREEVLALMAHIERGDSGGSETTEQELQRLRSSLEQEVKELRSQLAQSEQQRESDVGRIREQEARLKAADDSGDREKSLLVDRYKEAQEEIRMLQEALRGTVPVEAAATDFEEMKGELGNVIDGLQRRLLELSKSYSEAKSELSSTRNHLEEIRAVKSKPGITVASPDKEQAMLRSRVEELQASLADTQSKYSASLEEIALLKQEAEAQESVALSDHTQMVSSLGSTIKDLEAQADALRQQLSQRTLQVDTLQNRLTMEKDHTPDDSISRLEHEQMREGLEKEEGNLTQLLQGALRKQDEMALEAAAAWQELREGRSEREALQELAISREKENHTLSTKLREAQDAIVQLKKLVEEHVSSEREKNKKIDDLSREVGKLKDALNSLSQLSYSAGSAKRQQTLQQQQQLDNLQQQVKQLQYQLGESKRQHHEIVSVYRMHLLYAVQGQMDEDVQKALKQILMMCKMPTEAK; translated from the exons ATGCCGTCTTTCATCTTTTATGCTAATTGTCTACAACGG gcccATGAATGGAGCAAAAATGATGAGCGCCTCATGGCAGCTGTGGAACATGGGGAGGTAGAGAAGGTGGCCTCCCTCCTCACCAAGAAAGGAGCCAGCGCGTTCAAACTGGACAGTGAGGGCAAGTCAGC TCTCCATGTGGCTGCCACCCGTGGTCAAACTGAATGTCTGGCAGTCATGCTGGCCCATGGTGCAGACACATCTGTCATAGACGCCTCAG GTTTTAGTGCTTTACACCTCGCTGCCAAAAACAACCATCAGGAGTGTGCCAAAAAGCTTATACAG AGTAAATGTGTGTTGGATACTCTGGACTGCTCAGGGAAGACAGCCCTTCACCACGCAG CTGCCAGTGGAAACATTGTGATTGTCCAAACCTTATGTGAGCGCAAGTGTCCAGTGAACGTCAGAGACATG gaTGGCCTCAGCCCCCTGCTGCTGTCCGCCAGACACGCCCATGCTGATGTTTGTAGCAGCCTCCTGGACTGGGGAGCTGACGTCAACGCGTGTGATAAGAACGGCAG GACAGCAGTGATGCTGGCCAGTGAGAGCAGCAGTATGTCTGTAGTGGAGGTTCTGGTCCAGAGAGGAGCTGTTCTTCAGGCTGTGGACTCTTTGGGTCATGACGTTCTGCACTACGCCAAGCTGTCTGGCAGCAGTGAGATCAGGGCCGTCCTCACTGCCGAGTTGCACAGTGCACACTCAGACAGCG ACACCCCAAAGTCCCCCAAATCTCCTCAG ATGTCTAGTCCCAACTCTCCTGCGTACATGACCCCAAATGAAACTCCAGTCTCCAGTAAAAGTTGTGGatttaaaacatttaattatAAG GAAGGGGAGTTGCATGGCATGTctcagagggaggaggtggagaagctACATGAGGAGAAGTGCATGCTGCTGGAGACCATTGAGAATCTGAAGCAGATTGTGGACCAGACTGTGACTATAAGCCAGACTGAGACGGAGCCGGGGCAGGAGCCCAAG GCAGAGGACTGTGGGAAGGCAGACTCAGCTCTGGTAGTGGCCCTACATGCCAAGATTACAGCTCTGTCTCTGCAGAACCAGCAGTTAGCCCAAATACTCAAG AAGCGTCCGTCACCCCAGGGAGGTGAGGTTAGCCGAGAGGACTCGTCCCGCCCCAACAGTATGAACTCTAATGCCTCCTACCACATCACCCACAAGTCCCCCAGCGagtccctgctccagccccaagggacggaggaggaggacatgTCTGAGGGGTCTGCCCTGGAGCTCAGTAGCTCCTCCGTGAgacaagaggaggaagagagtggggagcgagggaaggagggaggcgaGGAGGAGATCCGACTGCTGAGGGAGACCCTAGGGAGAGTCCACTCCAAACTGCAGGAGACGCAGAAGGAGAACCTCACGCTCCATGCCAGGCTCAAACCTGAGCAGGGGGaggtgacagggagggagggggaggtgctGCTGGAGAGTCTAGCAGAGCTCCAGGCCAAGCTGACGGAGACACAGGAGAAACACCAGCAGGCCAGAGAGGAGGTGCTGGCCCTCATGGCACATATTGAAAGAGGAGATAGTGGAGGAAGTGAAACGACAGAGCAAGAGCTCCAGAGACTGAGAAGCTCTCTGGAGCAGGAAGTGAAAGAGCTGAGGTCCCAGCTGGCCCAGTCAGAGCAGCAGAGGGAGAGTGATGTAGGCCGGATCAGAGAGCAGGAGGCCAGGCTGAAGGCAGCAGACGACAGCGGTGATCGGGAGAAGAGCCTGCTGGTGGACCGGTACAAGGAGGCGCAGGAGGAGATCAGGATGCTGCAGGAGGCTCTGAGGGGGACGGTCCCCGTGGAGGCTGCAGCTACAGACTTTGAGGAGATGAAAGGCGAGCTGGGGAACGTGATCGATGGGCTGCAGCGCCGCCTGCTGGAACTATCCAAGTCCTACAGTGAGGCCAAGAGTGAACTGAGCTCCACCAGGAACCATCTGGAGGAGATCCGGGCTGTCAAGTCTAAGCCTGGCATCACTGTAGCCTCCCCAGACAAGGAGCAGGCCATGCTGAGAAGCAGAGTAGAGGAGCTGCAGGCATCGCTAGCCGACACACAGAGCAAGTACTCAGCCTCTCTGGAGGAGATTGCCCTCCTGAAGCAGGAGGCTGAGGCTCAGGAGTCAGTGGCGTTATCTGACCACACCCAGATGGTGTCCTCTCTAGGCAGCACCATCAAGGACTTGGAGGCCCAGGCAGATGCTCTAAGACAACAGCTGTCCCAGAGGACCTTGCAGGTGGACACCCTACAGAACAGACTGACCATGGAGAAGGACCACACACCGGATGACTCTATATCACGGCTGGAGCACGAGCAGATGAGAGAGGgcctggagaaggaggagggcaaCCTGACGCAGCTCCTCCAGGGGGCCCTGAGGAAGCAGGATGAGATGGCTCTGGAGGCGGCTGCAGCGTGGCAAGAactgagggaggggaggagtgagagggaggCCCTGCAGGAGCTGGCCATCAGCAGGGAGAAGGAGAACCACACTCTGAGCACCAAGCTCAGAGAAGCCCAGGATGCAATCGTTCAGCTGAAGAAACTGGTGGAGGAACAtgtcagctcagagagagagaagaataagaAG ATTGATGACCTGTCGAGAGAGGTGGGGAAGTTAAAGGATGCCTTAAACAGCCTATCCCAGCTGTCTTACAGTGCAGGCTCAGCCAAGAGACAGCAgaccctgcagcagcagcagcagctggacAACCTACAGCAGCAAGTCAAGCAGCTGCAGTACCAGCTAGGG GAGTCAAAGAGGCAGCACCATGAGATAGTGTCCGTCTACAGGATGCATCTCCTATACGCCGTCCAG GGTCAGATGGATGAGGATGTTCAGAAAGCCTTGAAGCAGATTCTGATGATGTGCAAGATGCCAACAGAAGCCAAATGA